CACCGCGCGCTACGAGGCCGGCGAGCGCACCCCAGAAGTGGTGAGAGCATATGCCATAAGCATCGTGGACAACGCTCGCGACTACATGTCGGCATTCTATCAGGCCGGCAAGATAATCGACGACTACTTCGAATCCCTCAATGAGCAACAGCGTCTGAAACCTGAAAACCACTTCATGTTTGACTCCTATACCACCGGCTACAACACTCCCCGCGTCCAGTTCATGATTGCCAACCGCGACCGTTTCGACACCTCAAAGAGCAACGACATAGCCGAACAGATCAAACAACAGATGACTTTCGAGGCAAACCGATACTTCACCACCAATGTAATAACCGACCAGGCATCGCGCCAGGAGTATGACAAATTCAAACAGAACGTCGAAAAAATGGGTCTGACATCCAAATTTGCCAACATGTTCCGCTTCGCCGAAGCCCACGCCTCAATGGATGTGGAGGCATACGTAGATTTCTGTGACAAAAATTTTGACACACTCGACACGGAAGAGCAGGGCTCACTGCTGGCACAGCTCTCAAAGACTTTCGCACCCTCGACCCCTGAGCAGATCAAAAAAGTCAGCGGTTTCGCACGCAAGCGGCTCCCCGATCTTCCCATCTCACAGCTGCTCATGACAGCCTACTCGCTCCACGATCTCGAAGTTCCCAAACACTAACCCTAAATACTGAAAATTCACACACACACAAAACGACCGACTCGGCACCATGATAATGCAATCATGATGCCGAGTCTCTTTTTATAGGCTATCTATTGCCGGCAACCCTCTAAGCCGCCAATAGAAAAAATATCAGATAGCTGTCAATATCCCTGCCGAGCATCCGGCGTAGCTTCTCTATGAGGCGCGCCTTACGCTTCTTTACCGTGATCTCCGACACCGACATGAGCCGCGCGATTGCTGGCAAATAGTGGTATACAATATTTCCGATCCGATGTCACCGGTACTGAAAAAAATGTTCCGTGACCGCAACCGCTTCTATCAGATCGTAGCAAAAGACAGTGTTGACATGTTTCTGGACTACACATTCCGAAGCCGCATAGGCAAATACGTGTGGAACAAACCAAAGACATCCAAATTCAACGAGACTGAATACAACAACTATCTGCAATACGTTAAGGGAATTCATAATTGGGAAAAGAAGCCTCAATACATCGCAACCCTCTACACTGCCCGCCACTGGATTGACGGCAACCACCGCGCAATGCTCGACGAGATGCACAATGCCCTTCGTTACGGAATATTCAATGACGACGCCAAACTCAGCTATATACAGGGGCATATCATACAGCTATGTACCACGGACAACCAGCCATTGATAGCCGAAGCCTACGAATGGATGCGGCAGATTGCTGACGAATACCCCATAGGGTATTACAGATCGGAGTATATGAGACTACAGGCTCGTCTGCTCACAGCCCAAGGCAAATCAGATGAAGCCAAAGAGCTTGAAGAGAAAGCACGCAAGGTAAGAATGACACAATAAATACCAACAAAAGAATCCGCCACCCCCTTCAAAACGGTTGGGGCAGGCGGAATGAATACAGGAGAACTCTTTGGAGCAATGAACCGTAAGATCTATAATTTAAATCTATATTTCGGGACGATGCTCTGAAGAGTTCTCCTGTTCTATTGTCTTAATCCTTTGGTCTTAAACACCGGCAATCACTCGGCTGCAAGAGGCGAGGGTGCGGCATAGGTGCGGGCTGCAAGCTCGGTGTTGAGCATATAGAGACCCATGCCGTTGTCGCCGATAAGGCGGAGCTTGTCGATGAGAGCGCGGCAGTTGTCCT
The sequence above is drawn from the Duncaniella freteri genome and encodes:
- a CDS encoding thioredoxin family protein, producing MKKTIISALIAMAGIMPAAAQTEFRHITFDEAKTAAKAEGKLIFVDFYTQWCGPCKRMAANVFPKKEIGDYLNPNFVCLKLDAEAEGAALAKTVEVKAYPTLMVFDADGNKLGSFAGMKDGQDFITAVEMCKNPELSPERVTARYEAGERTPEVVRAYAISIVDNARDYMSAFYQAGKIIDDYFESLNEQQRLKPENHFMFDSYTTGYNTPRVQFMIANRDRFDTSKSNDIAEQIKQQMTFEANRYFTTNVITDQASRQEYDKFKQNVEKMGLTSKFANMFRFAEAHASMDVEAYVDFCDKNFDTLDTEEQGSLLAQLSKTFAPSTPEQIKKVSGFARKRLPDLPISQLLMTAYSLHDLEVPKH